From the genome of Cellvibrio japonicus Ueda107, one region includes:
- a CDS encoding DUF4198 domain-containing protein — MNNLFRLSLLVLSLFSIVSIPAQAHTPYLAPASFEPLREGWVTLDASFAEEFFVPEVVFDNSEYAVRDAEGRWGKPATVQLFKTRAVIEHQLDQKGTYRFSTGVRHGAVFRLYELNGERRGTRDPNETLPKGAKLLDHFQSVTLAEAYITLKTPTQAALKPYNNGLEVVPTTHPNDVYHGEDFRVQVLFDGKPLAGQELHVFIANDGQSDEKPALVAKTDQQGFTDLKLPRVAVYLLQTRYRHAAPKEAPAPNYSYTYTLVFNVAEQ, encoded by the coding sequence ATGAACAATCTCTTTAGACTTTCACTCCTGGTGTTATCGCTGTTTTCTATAGTTTCAATACCAGCCCAAGCCCATACCCCCTACCTGGCACCTGCAAGTTTTGAACCTCTGCGTGAAGGCTGGGTTACCCTTGACGCCTCTTTCGCTGAAGAATTTTTCGTACCTGAAGTGGTATTTGATAATAGTGAATATGCGGTCCGGGATGCAGAAGGCAGGTGGGGTAAGCCTGCTACAGTGCAATTGTTCAAGACCCGTGCGGTCATTGAACATCAGTTGGATCAGAAAGGTACTTATCGTTTTAGCACGGGTGTTCGGCACGGAGCCGTATTTCGTCTGTATGAATTGAACGGGGAGCGCCGCGGAACTCGCGATCCTAATGAAACCCTGCCTAAAGGGGCGAAACTCCTTGACCATTTCCAATCCGTTACATTGGCAGAAGCCTACATCACCCTGAAAACCCCCACGCAAGCGGCATTGAAACCTTATAACAACGGCTTGGAAGTAGTGCCGACAACACACCCCAATGATGTGTATCACGGTGAAGATTTCCGTGTACAAGTGTTGTTTGATGGTAAGCCACTGGCCGGGCAGGAGTTGCATGTCTTTATTGCCAATGATGGGCAAAGCGATGAAAAACCTGCGCTTGTAGCCAAGACTGATCAGCAAGGGTTTACTGACCTGAAATTGCCTCGCGTCGCGGTGTACTTACTGCAGACCCGCTATCGTCATGCTGCACCAAAAGAAGCTCCCGCGCCCAATTACAGTTACACCTATACACTGGTGTTTAATGTGGCTGAACAATAA
- a CDS encoding EF-hand domain-containing protein yields the protein MKILKTLGIFIIVAVVGCESTTPAKNTDAVKAQKPMERVAGHGTSEADRKEYIAEHDVNADGSVSRAEVEAFRKSRFNSGDTNQNGVLDENEYIDEFMGRLDQQIADERKSHIKQTHIRFKSLDKNNNGLISWEEYQASGDRAFAHLDKQNTGRVVAQGDERQTRGARSVLSMPTSHSVSGFLALYDENADGVVTREEFDSHRKQAFIATDLDKDGALNFNEYLLEFEGRLEQQAKRIRDQQRKQAHVRFGVLDKNKSGAIEWDEYLAMGLSGFDRWDVNRDGLVSAADPLPKNENWRSDRDSRKKKSE from the coding sequence ATGAAAATATTAAAAACACTCGGTATTTTTATTATTGTTGCTGTGGTGGGTTGTGAATCAACAACACCTGCAAAAAATACAGACGCAGTTAAGGCACAAAAACCGATGGAGCGTGTTGCCGGCCATGGCACTAGTGAGGCGGACAGGAAGGAATATATTGCAGAGCATGATGTGAATGCGGATGGCAGTGTAAGCCGTGCCGAAGTTGAAGCGTTCCGCAAATCCCGGTTTAACAGCGGGGATACAAACCAAAATGGTGTATTGGATGAAAATGAATATATTGATGAGTTTATGGGGCGATTGGATCAGCAAATTGCTGACGAGCGAAAAAGTCACATAAAGCAAACGCATATCCGCTTTAAATCACTCGATAAAAATAATAATGGCCTGATTAGTTGGGAAGAGTATCAAGCGTCAGGTGATCGGGCATTTGCCCATCTGGATAAACAAAATACGGGACGTGTGGTGGCGCAGGGTGATGAACGGCAAACCCGGGGGGCACGGTCAGTATTATCCATGCCGACATCTCATTCGGTGAGTGGCTTTCTGGCGCTTTACGACGAAAATGCTGATGGTGTGGTGACGCGGGAAGAATTCGATTCACATCGTAAACAGGCTTTCATTGCAACAGATCTGGATAAGGATGGGGCATTGAATTTCAATGAATATTTGCTGGAATTTGAAGGTCGCCTGGAGCAACAGGCAAAACGTATTCGGGATCAGCAACGCAAGCAGGCACATGTACGTTTTGGCGTCCTGGATAAAAATAAAAGCGGTGCGATCGAATGGGATGAATACCTGGCGATGGGATTGAGTGGGTTTGATCGCTGGGATGTAAACAGGGATGGCCTGGTTTCGGCAGCTGATCCACTACCCAAAAATGAAAACTGGCGAAGTGATAGGGATTCTCGTAAGAAAAAATCGGAATAA
- a CDS encoding TonB-dependent hemoglobin/transferrin/lactoferrin family receptor, whose amino-acid sequence MINNANAQDKPDEPRKVLNKVTVEAAAIQSTTENTQVTSSEDIEDNQVRNLDDLVRYIPGVAVDDIGRFGSNGFNIRGMDGDRVAITVDGLSLGETLNPASYAPYEFFSSGRGGVDIDAMKAVEIVKGADSISAGSGALGGAVMFVTKDPADYLNPSGNDTHFGLKFGYSSANDEALATATLANRTGNWESLLVYTAREGHETESFFSGSRPDISGTAREIPDPVDYDNDNVLFKLYYRPADGHRLGFVAEKYNSNIELDNQTRLNDSYLMRTTDDKTERERYGVNYLWQADNALFDELDWRYDYQTAYTLGHTLMVVPTGCPAGANSPAVAPCNRTEHRDYDQEIHKTVLHLDKTIANHTLGYGVSIEEKSVTYADVKTRYVGTTSEVGVGWPQLGGDFVPDTDVGSYGIYVRDQISLVDNRLLVNTGVRFDHYKYSPSLNNSQFNDNSGTVNDVTFSSPTWQLGASWNLTAQHILWVQTGSGFRAPTVENMYFSPSTAIATEVSSGQQVDLWNTVSNPDLEAEESRNIEIGYRWHGNSHVFGISTYRNDYSNFIDYNTFIRNADVEYQTCNTAGTVCNNFFGDEYDSLDNIGEVTVKGIEVEGLWAITEQVRLRFAYAWSEGEEKDGTPLQSIVPASGIIGLGYDAPNGRWAVETNVVFADGKDKKDATAVDPVNFTQIPEDYFTDYGDYTLVDLQARYNITQNLKLNVGVYNLFDEEYIRWQRIRFVNQGSAAGGARGGVSEDGIHRYTEPGRNYRLTLAYTF is encoded by the coding sequence ATGATCAACAATGCCAACGCGCAGGACAAGCCGGATGAACCACGAAAGGTGCTCAATAAAGTAACGGTGGAAGCTGCAGCTATCCAGTCGACTACAGAAAATACCCAAGTGACGTCGAGTGAGGACATCGAGGATAACCAGGTACGTAATCTGGATGATTTGGTGCGTTATATTCCAGGTGTTGCTGTAGATGATATAGGGCGCTTCGGCAGTAATGGCTTTAACATTCGCGGCATGGATGGTGACCGCGTTGCCATTACGGTTGATGGCCTGAGTTTGGGGGAAACCTTGAACCCGGCAAGCTATGCCCCTTATGAGTTTTTCAGCAGTGGGCGTGGAGGCGTGGATATCGATGCGATGAAGGCCGTTGAAATTGTGAAGGGTGCCGACTCTATTTCAGCGGGAAGTGGTGCGCTGGGTGGCGCAGTGATGTTTGTCACCAAAGATCCGGCTGATTATTTAAACCCCAGCGGCAACGATACCCATTTCGGACTTAAGTTTGGTTACTCCAGTGCCAACGATGAAGCGCTTGCTACAGCGACTCTGGCGAATCGTACAGGCAATTGGGAATCCCTGCTGGTTTATACCGCGCGCGAAGGCCATGAAACGGAATCATTCTTTTCGGGTTCCCGTCCTGATATTTCCGGAACTGCGCGCGAAATTCCCGACCCCGTGGATTATGATAACGATAATGTGCTGTTCAAGCTTTATTACCGTCCTGCAGATGGCCATCGTCTGGGTTTTGTTGCGGAAAAATACAATTCCAATATTGAGCTGGATAATCAGACACGCCTTAATGATTCCTATTTAATGCGCACCACCGATGATAAAACAGAGCGTGAACGCTATGGGGTGAATTATTTATGGCAAGCCGATAATGCCTTGTTTGATGAGCTGGATTGGCGCTACGACTATCAGACCGCTTACACCCTTGGGCATACACTTATGGTTGTGCCCACCGGTTGCCCTGCCGGTGCAAACTCACCCGCAGTTGCGCCATGCAACCGTACCGAGCATCGCGATTATGATCAGGAAATCCATAAGACGGTATTGCACCTGGATAAGACCATTGCAAACCATACACTGGGTTATGGGGTGAGTATTGAAGAAAAAAGTGTGACCTATGCCGATGTCAAAACGCGCTATGTGGGCACTACCTCGGAAGTTGGTGTCGGTTGGCCACAGTTAGGCGGTGATTTTGTGCCAGACACAGACGTGGGGTCATACGGTATTTATGTACGCGATCAAATTAGCCTTGTAGACAATCGTTTGTTGGTCAATACGGGCGTACGTTTTGATCATTATAAGTATTCACCATCATTGAATAATTCACAGTTTAACGATAATTCCGGCACTGTGAACGATGTGACCTTTTCATCACCTACCTGGCAATTGGGAGCAAGCTGGAACCTCACCGCGCAGCATATATTATGGGTGCAAACCGGTTCTGGTTTCCGCGCACCTACAGTAGAGAATATGTATTTCTCACCATCGACAGCTATTGCTACTGAAGTCAGTAGTGGTCAGCAGGTGGATTTATGGAATACAGTTTCCAACCCGGATCTGGAAGCGGAAGAAAGTCGCAATATTGAAATCGGCTATCGCTGGCACGGTAATAGCCATGTCTTCGGCATATCCACCTATCGCAACGACTACAGTAATTTTATTGATTACAACACCTTTATACGCAATGCCGATGTGGAGTACCAGACTTGTAATACTGCGGGTACCGTTTGTAATAATTTCTTCGGCGACGAATACGACTCACTGGATAATATTGGTGAAGTGACTGTAAAAGGCATTGAAGTGGAAGGGCTGTGGGCGATCACTGAACAAGTTCGTCTGCGTTTCGCTTATGCCTGGAGTGAAGGTGAAGAAAAAGATGGAACACCGCTACAAAGTATTGTACCTGCATCCGGTATTATTGGTCTGGGTTATGATGCACCGAATGGACGTTGGGCTGTGGAAACCAATGTGGTGTTTGCTGATGGCAAGGATAAAAAGGATGCAACAGCGGTTGATCCTGTTAATTTCACCCAGATACCGGAGGATTATTTTACGGATTATGGTGATTACACCCTGGTGGACCTACAGGCGCGCTACAACATTACACAAAATCTGAAACTCAATGTTGGTGTATATAACCTTTTTGATGAGGAATATATTCGTTGGCAGCGTATTCGTTTTGTTAACCAGGGCTCAGCCGCTGGTGGTGCACGTGGTGGTGTGAGTGAAGATGGCATTCACCGCTACACTGAACCAGGCCGTAATTACCGTCTGACGTTGGCTTATACATTTTAA
- the azu gene encoding azurin, protein MKMKHLALTFLFSTLTIPALAEDCSITITSNDAMQFDTKSITVNSACKTFTVNLTHTGKLPKNVMGHNWVLSKADDKQAITTDGMAAGLDNHYLKPDDERIIASTAIIGGGESTSTTFPVSKLQAGVSYSFFCSFPGHNAIMQGGLTLK, encoded by the coding sequence ATGAAAATGAAACACTTGGCATTAACTTTTTTATTCTCCACACTGACAATACCTGCATTGGCAGAAGATTGCAGCATTACTATTACTTCCAACGATGCCATGCAATTTGACACCAAATCCATTACAGTCAACAGTGCCTGCAAAACATTCACCGTCAACCTGACACATACCGGAAAACTCCCCAAAAATGTCATGGGGCATAACTGGGTATTAAGTAAAGCAGATGATAAACAAGCTATTACTACCGATGGCATGGCTGCGGGACTGGATAACCATTATCTCAAACCGGACGATGAAAGGATCATCGCATCAACAGCAATTATTGGTGGAGGAGAAAGTACATCAACAACCTTCCCGGTTAGCAAACTCCAGGCAGGCGTGTCCTACTCATTCTTTTGTTCATTCCCAGGTCACAATGCGATTATGCAAGGTGGCCTGACATTGAAATAA
- a CDS encoding NAD(P)H-dependent flavin oxidoreductase — protein sequence MYHPALYTPLTDILGCKFPILCAGMGGVARHQLAASVSNAGGFGCLGMVRERPEFIRKEVNLYRSLSDKPFAVNLIPAATDPVLLSHQIAECIALEIRHIVLFWDVDKKTIEQCRNNGIHVIHQVGSRRDAENALEAGADMLIVQGIEAGGHVRGETALFGLLPEICALSAVPVIASGGITTGEALVAALALGAQGISCGTLFLTTTESNAHDFHKEKIISATASDTTLCYDFQRNWPIRAAVRVLKNSITETATHHYKATPEVPIGTQDGAPIYSFSTDSPLTGAVGDLASMALYCGQGCGSVKHIKSAAATITDLMQQADLYLNRF from the coding sequence ATGTACCATCCTGCGTTATACACACCATTAACCGATATATTGGGTTGTAAATTTCCTATTCTCTGTGCGGGGATGGGAGGTGTTGCAAGGCACCAATTGGCAGCATCTGTAAGCAATGCCGGAGGATTTGGCTGTCTTGGCATGGTGCGTGAGCGGCCAGAGTTTATTCGTAAGGAAGTAAACCTTTACCGCTCCCTCAGCGACAAGCCTTTTGCAGTTAATCTCATTCCTGCGGCCACAGACCCGGTGTTGTTATCCCATCAAATTGCAGAATGTATTGCACTGGAAATTCGACATATTGTGCTGTTTTGGGATGTAGATAAAAAAACGATCGAACAGTGCCGCAACAATGGCATACACGTTATTCATCAGGTGGGTAGTCGACGTGATGCAGAGAATGCACTGGAAGCTGGTGCAGATATGTTAATTGTTCAAGGTATTGAAGCAGGAGGGCATGTGCGTGGAGAAACAGCACTGTTTGGCCTATTGCCGGAAATATGTGCGCTCAGTGCTGTACCGGTTATCGCCTCTGGCGGTATTACGACAGGAGAAGCCCTGGTTGCAGCCCTTGCTTTGGGTGCACAAGGGATTAGCTGTGGAACACTTTTTTTAACCACAACAGAATCAAATGCACATGACTTCCACAAAGAAAAAATTATTTCAGCAACAGCAAGTGACACAACGCTCTGCTATGACTTCCAGCGGAATTGGCCCATACGTGCTGCTGTTCGCGTGCTAAAAAACAGTATCACTGAAACTGCCACCCACCACTATAAGGCAACCCCGGAAGTACCCATCGGCACACAGGATGGAGCCCCCATCTATTCTTTTTCAACTGATTCACCACTAACAGGCGCTGTGGGCGATCTTGCATCCATGGCACTTTACTGTGGCCAGGGCTGTGGCAGTGTGAAGCACATTAAAAGCGCCGCAGCCACGATAACCGACCTTATGCAGCAGGCTGATCTTTATTTGAATCGTTTTTAA
- a CDS encoding DsrE family protein: MQRYFFVTTQDPFTNSSANDYFIHITKLSQQGNGVSVFLVQNGITPAIKNAHLPCFDELLASAITIYADIFSLQQRGIKATELKQNIQSTDLHAIIHARLNGDDVIWF; encoded by the coding sequence GTGCAGCGTTATTTTTTTGTGACGACTCAAGATCCTTTTACCAACAGTTCCGCCAATGACTATTTCATACACATCACCAAGCTTTCACAGCAGGGCAATGGCGTCTCGGTATTTTTAGTTCAGAACGGTATCACTCCCGCCATTAAAAATGCACATCTTCCCTGTTTCGATGAACTCCTGGCGAGCGCCATTACAATTTATGCCGATATTTTTTCATTGCAGCAGCGAGGAATCAAAGCAACAGAATTAAAACAAAATATCCAATCAACCGATCTGCATGCCATTATTCATGCAAGGTTAAACGGCGATGATGTCATCTGGTTTTAA
- a CDS encoding LysR family transcriptional regulator: MDIELAKTFLDIVRSGSLIATAERLHVTQTAVTARVKSLESQLGCQLLVRNRAGASLTPEGERFVSYASQIVQLWENAKYDVPLPEAKTDTVAIGGEMALWSPLLLNWIADLRTFFESLAIHVETGMASSLIDRVHNGVLDIAVVYRPEYLPGLKIEQLLEEKLVMVSAVSPEPYIYVDWGPAYEKQHDAVFPGKRRAGLSIDFGLLALEYLLQNSGTGYFRARVVQRYIEEKKLFPVPNAPEFTYPIFAIYRDSDKAETVRLAIQSLRTIARQKIVWR; the protein is encoded by the coding sequence ATGGATATTGAATTAGCAAAGACATTTCTGGATATTGTGCGTTCCGGCAGCCTCATCGCTACCGCTGAGCGCTTACATGTCACACAAACCGCCGTTACTGCCCGCGTTAAAAGCCTTGAATCACAACTGGGGTGTCAATTATTGGTACGTAATCGTGCAGGAGCCTCGTTGACCCCGGAGGGAGAACGCTTTGTCAGCTATGCCTCGCAGATTGTGCAACTGTGGGAGAATGCAAAATACGATGTGCCCTTGCCCGAGGCAAAGACGGATACCGTCGCTATTGGCGGAGAGATGGCCTTATGGAGTCCTCTGCTACTGAACTGGATTGCTGATTTGCGGACCTTTTTTGAGTCATTGGCGATTCATGTGGAAACGGGGATGGCCAGTTCACTCATCGATCGCGTGCATAATGGTGTCCTGGATATTGCAGTTGTATATCGACCCGAATACCTTCCCGGTTTAAAGATAGAGCAGTTGCTGGAAGAGAAGCTGGTTATGGTATCTGCGGTGTCTCCTGAGCCTTATATCTATGTTGATTGGGGGCCAGCTTACGAAAAACAGCATGATGCTGTATTTCCTGGTAAACGCAGGGCAGGGTTGTCGATTGATTTTGGTTTGCTGGCACTGGAATACTTGCTTCAAAATTCAGGTACCGGTTATTTCCGCGCGCGTGTAGTGCAGCGTTATATTGAAGAAAAAAAGCTATTTCCGGTCCCCAATGCTCCTGAATTTACTTACCCCATATTCGCCATTTATCGCGATAGTGATAAGGCTGAAACGGTACGGTTGGCCATCCAGAGCTTACGCACTATTGCCCGGCAAAAAATTGTCTGGCGGTAA
- a CDS encoding DUF488 domain-containing protein — MMGQSLLIHCRRVYDPLLMDGAYRVLVDRVWPRGIRKQTLMLDEWCRELAPSPDLRTWFGHDPKRWRAFCERYYKELEASHNDIRQLLDHCGSRPLLLLYGARDTEHNNAKALQAFIEASFF; from the coding sequence ATGATGGGGCAATCATTGCTCATTCACTGCAGGCGTGTTTATGATCCATTATTGATGGATGGCGCCTATCGAGTGCTGGTGGATCGAGTCTGGCCCCGTGGTATCAGGAAGCAGACATTGATGTTGGATGAATGGTGTCGTGAGCTGGCGCCTTCGCCAGACTTGCGTACCTGGTTTGGGCATGATCCCAAGCGTTGGAGGGCCTTTTGTGAGCGCTACTATAAGGAATTGGAGGCATCCCATAACGATATTCGCCAGTTATTGGATCATTGTGGCTCAAGGCCACTCCTGTTGCTGTATGGAGCGCGGGATACCGAGCACAACAATGCGAAAGCACTACAGGCGTTTATTGAGGCTTCCTTTTTTTAG
- a CDS encoding GGDEF domain-containing protein codes for MLFQTIHTSGTTIYFVFFILFYWISHIPRTNPGAGWWACAILSAAIARLLLLILSNNGDIQLTIFSYSTFLILEKIFLVIGISRFLKVNLWNHWVFYLAGICSCWMLLAWYTAMPLWIYSIGLAVFNVVVLGFVTVVCFIKRNEVSQRLMLVVSVVCGLLVLHWATFPSIFFFPTWKVIGFGVGTLLVLVQYLGLLASVLLQFQKRLLDAEEKALELAYRDPLTGLNNKHYLSNLFEQALLLATRPHQLLAVIYIDLDNFKPINDSAGHKTGDEVLKEVAKRLKEYTRSTDISARIGGDEFIVIATQLDHIDQINTIANKLLQQLTREIQVDDNTYVLGASIGISFYPAHGDNLASLIEAADEAMYHVKRSGKNGYVVYGENMSLKE; via the coding sequence TTGCTATTTCAGACCATTCATACCAGTGGAACCACCATTTATTTCGTTTTCTTTATCCTGTTTTACTGGATAAGTCACATCCCCAGGACTAACCCCGGTGCTGGCTGGTGGGCATGTGCGATTCTGAGTGCTGCCATTGCACGCCTGCTTTTATTGATATTGTCGAACAACGGTGATATCCAATTAACTATTTTTTCTTATTCTACCTTTCTCATTTTAGAGAAAATATTTTTGGTGATTGGCATAAGTCGATTCCTGAAAGTAAACCTCTGGAATCATTGGGTATTTTACCTTGCCGGAATCTGTAGCTGTTGGATGTTGCTCGCCTGGTACACCGCTATGCCATTATGGATTTACAGTATTGGCCTTGCGGTATTCAATGTTGTGGTGTTGGGTTTTGTGACTGTGGTTTGTTTTATAAAACGGAACGAGGTATCACAGCGACTAATGCTGGTAGTTTCTGTTGTATGCGGATTGTTAGTTTTACATTGGGCAACATTTCCGTCGATTTTCTTTTTTCCAACCTGGAAGGTGATTGGGTTTGGTGTTGGGACACTACTTGTGTTGGTACAATACCTGGGGCTCCTGGCGAGTGTCCTTTTGCAGTTTCAAAAAAGGTTGTTGGATGCCGAAGAAAAGGCGCTTGAACTGGCCTACCGTGATCCTTTGACCGGACTCAATAACAAACACTATCTCAGCAACTTGTTTGAGCAAGCATTATTGCTGGCCACGCGTCCTCATCAGTTGCTCGCCGTTATCTACATTGATCTGGATAATTTCAAACCTATCAATGATAGTGCTGGCCATAAGACCGGGGATGAGGTGTTAAAAGAGGTTGCCAAACGCCTTAAAGAGTATACGCGCAGTACCGATATCAGCGCGCGTATCGGTGGTGATGAATTTATTGTTATTGCAACGCAGCTTGATCATATTGATCAAATCAACACGATTGCCAATAAATTACTTCAACAACTTACTCGTGAAATTCAGGTAGACGATAATACTTATGTATTGGGTGCCAGCATCGGTATTAGTTTTTACCCGGCTCATGGCGATAATCTTGCTTCGTTAATAGAGGCAGCAGATGAAGCGATGTATCACGTTAAGCGTAGTGGTAAAAATGGATATGTTGTTTATGGGGAAAATATGAGTCTGAAGGAATAG
- the mobC gene encoding plasmid mobilization relaxosome protein MobC: MDHSSDTATPPLAADFRAVAEGKAAKKGKQRKTPPPFSLRLTFEERAQLEREAGDMPLGAYIRSRLFNTATAPRKRERRPVKDYQVLAKVLGELGRSRLANNLNQLAKAANSGSLPVTPDTERELRVTCEAVQAIRYDLIEALGLHAEDTP, from the coding sequence ATGGATCATTCAAGCGATACCGCAACGCCGCCATTGGCGGCGGATTTCCGTGCTGTGGCCGAGGGGAAAGCCGCCAAGAAGGGCAAACAACGCAAGACACCGCCACCGTTCTCCCTGCGCCTGACGTTCGAGGAGCGAGCGCAATTAGAGCGGGAGGCCGGGGATATGCCCCTTGGGGCCTATATCCGCTCCCGGCTGTTCAATACGGCCACCGCTCCCCGTAAGCGGGAGCGACGGCCTGTTAAGGATTATCAGGTCTTGGCCAAGGTGCTGGGTGAACTGGGGCGTTCCCGGCTCGCCAATAACCTGAACCAGCTTGCCAAGGCAGCTAATTCCGGCTCCCTGCCCGTAACCCCGGACACCGAACGGGAACTGCGCGTGACCTGTGAGGCCGTTCAGGCGATCCGCTATGACCTGATAGAAGCCCTTGGGCTTCATGCGGAGGATACGCCATGA
- a CDS encoding relaxase/mobilization nuclease domain-containing protein: MILKASQRGGSKQLALHLLKTEENEHVHVHELRGFMAEDLQSAFQEIHAISRGTRARQFLFSLSMNPPQQENVPDHVFETAIEDIEQKLGLDGQPRAVVFHEKEGRRHAHVVWSRIDTEKMKAINLPHYKLKLRDIAKQLYLENGWQMPRGFADRLERAPATFSLSEWQQAKRGGHDPKALKRMFQECWAMADSRDSFAQALKERGYTLARGDRRGFVAVDFRGEVYAVGKYSGMKAKEVKGHLGDEKELPSVDQVKQANAARITVMLRQHIQTLEERQKRESRILQQRRKETVQKQREQRDQLQKAQQARWQKESHDRARRFSTGMRGLWDWMTGKSAKTRNYNEQEALLNRQRDRAERERMIFKQLEDRRLLHQEIQRLKQEHTKQIAELHRDIAEYHDRSASNAADLKGHFKQAQKGREKAAGRDQGWGRELER; the protein is encoded by the coding sequence ATGATCCTCAAAGCCAGCCAGCGCGGGGGCAGCAAACAGCTTGCCCTCCATCTGCTCAAGACCGAGGAGAACGAGCATGTCCATGTGCATGAATTGCGGGGCTTCATGGCCGAAGACCTGCAATCGGCCTTTCAGGAAATCCATGCGATTAGCCGGGGCACCCGCGCCCGGCAATTCCTGTTCTCCTTAAGCATGAACCCACCACAGCAGGAAAATGTTCCTGACCATGTGTTTGAAACCGCGATTGAGGACATTGAACAAAAACTGGGACTGGACGGCCAGCCCCGTGCGGTGGTGTTCCATGAGAAGGAAGGCCGCCGCCATGCGCATGTCGTCTGGTCGCGGATCGACACTGAGAAGATGAAGGCAATCAACCTCCCGCATTACAAACTGAAACTGCGGGATATCGCCAAACAGCTTTACCTTGAAAACGGCTGGCAGATGCCACGGGGTTTTGCGGACAGGCTTGAACGCGCCCCGGCCACCTTCTCCTTGAGCGAATGGCAACAGGCCAAGCGCGGCGGCCACGATCCCAAGGCATTAAAGCGGATGTTTCAGGAATGCTGGGCCATGGCTGATTCACGGGACAGCTTTGCCCAAGCCCTGAAAGAACGGGGCTACACGCTGGCCCGTGGCGACCGTCGCGGTTTTGTGGCGGTGGATTTCCGGGGGGAAGTCTATGCCGTTGGCAAATATTCCGGCATGAAAGCCAAAGAGGTCAAAGGGCACCTTGGGGATGAAAAAGAGCTGCCGTCCGTCGATCAGGTCAAGCAAGCGAACGCCGCCCGGATAACGGTAATGCTGCGGCAACATATCCAGACCCTTGAGGAACGCCAAAAGCGAGAATCCCGTATCCTTCAACAACGCCGGAAAGAAACCGTCCAGAAACAACGGGAACAACGCGACCAACTGCAAAAAGCCCAGCAAGCCCGCTGGCAAAAGGAGTCCCATGATCGCGCAAGACGGTTTTCAACCGGGATGCGTGGCCTCTGGGACTGGATGACAGGAAAGTCTGCCAAAACCCGTAACTACAATGAGCAAGAGGCTTTGCTAAACCGTCAACGTGACCGCGCCGAACGGGAACGCATGATATTCAAACAACTTGAAGACCGCCGTTTACTGCATCAGGAAATCCAACGGCTCAAGCAGGAACACACCAAGCAGATTGCGGAACTGCACCGGGATATTGCCGAATATCATGATCGGTCGGCTTCAAACGCGGCTGATTTGAAGGGGCATTTTAAACAGGCGCAAAAGGGGCGGGAAAAGGCTGCTGGCCGTGATCAGGGCTGGGGGCGAGAGTTGGAGCGGTAA